One segment of Anguilla anguilla isolate fAngAng1 chromosome 1, fAngAng1.pri, whole genome shotgun sequence DNA contains the following:
- the htr1d gene encoding 5-hydroxytryptamine receptor 1D: MDLGNGTEDQFFGNATEETPGDPIPSWDKNTLLGLQISLSAFLAVVTLATVLSNAFVITTIFLTRKLHTPANFLIGSLAVTDLLVSILVMPISIVYTVSKTWSLGQIFCDVWLSSDITFCTASILHLCVIALDRYWAITDALEYSKRRTTRRAAAMIAVVWVISISISMPPLFWRQAKAHEELTECVVNTDQISYTLYSTFGAFYVPTVLLVILYGRIYVAARSRIFKTPSARGKRFTTAQLIQTSAGSSLCSLNSSVAQEAGLQAGGGSPLFANSVKVKLADSVLERKRICAARERKATKTLGVILGAFIVCWLPFFVGTLVMAICKDCWFDPVLFDVFTWLGYLNSLINPVIYTAFNDEFKQAFQKLVKFKRCY, encoded by the coding sequence ATGGATCTGGGGAATGGCACGGAGGACCAGTTTTTCGGCAACGCCACCGAGGAGACCCCCGGGGATCCCATCCCGTCGTGGGACAAAAACACCCTGCTGGGCCTCCAGATCTCCCTCTCGGCGTTCCTGGCTGTGGTCACCCTGGCGACGGTGCTCTCCAACGCCTTCGTCATCACCACCATCTTCCTGACCCGGAAGCTCCACACGCCCGCCAACTTCCTGATCGGCTCGCTGGCGGTCACCGACCTGCTGGTCTCCATCCTGGTCATGCCCATCAGCATCGTCTACACGGTCAGCAAGACGTGGTCCCTGGGCCAGATCTTCTGCGACGTCTGGCTCTCCTCCGACATCACCTTCTGCACCGCCTCCATCCTGCACCTGTGCGTCATCGCACTGGACCGCTACTGGGCCATCACCGACGCCCTGGAGTACTCCAAGCGCCGGACCACCCGCCGGGCCGCCGCCATGATCGCCGTGGTGTGGGtgatctccatctccatctccatgcCGCCGCTCTTCTGGCGGCAGGCCAAGGCCCACGAGGAGCTGACGGAGTGCGTGGTCAACACCGACCAGATCTCCTACACCCTCTACTCCACCTTCGGGGCCTTCTACGTCCCCACCGTGCTGCTGGTCATCCTGTACGGGCGCATCTACGTGGCGGCCCGCTCCCGGATCTTCAAGACGCCGTCCGCGCGCGGGAAGCGCTTCACCACCGCCCAGCTGATCCAGACGTCGGCCGGGTCGTCGCTCTGCTCCCTCAACTCTTCGGTGGcccaggaggcggggcttcaggCGGGCGGCGGCTCGCCCCTCTTCGCCAACAGCGTGAAGGTGAAGCTGGCGGACAGCgtgctggagaggaagaggatctGCGCGGCGCGGGAGCGGAAGGCCACCAAGACGCTGGGCGTCATCCTGGGCGCGTTCATCGTCTGCTGGCTGCCCTTCTTCGTGGGCACGCTGGTCATGGCCATCTGCAAGGACTGCTGGTTCGACCCCGTCCTCTTCGACGTCTTCACCTGGCTGGGATACCTGAACTCCCTCATCAACCCGGTCATCTACACCGCCTTCAACGACGAGTTCAAGCAGGCCTTCCAGAAGCTCGTCAAGTTCAAGCGATGCTACTGA